One genomic window of Candidatus Nanohalobium constans includes the following:
- the truD gene encoding tRNA pseudouridine(13) synthase TruD, whose translation MNEEPEETEEMEEDSIIDIDFTKMDWNHYSDTYGIKGEIKEQVDDFIVKELASHDTGEGDHLIVKLRKQNMTTMDAVDKLSKMLHISRNRIGYAGNKDKRAVTEQYVSIQGVEEEEVRNVYTDEFDIEVIGKGGKIGLGNLSANRFEITVRNLKLPADDIKDRSQKIVDELGGKMPNYFGEQRFGSARPITHQVGRLILKGDFEEAVWTYIAKPYDEEYKSIRKVREELWETREVEGAAERFPEKFQYEKTLLYHLTKNPGDYQGAIKRLPEGLQTLFVHAYQSWIFNRTLSRLIEEDWYDEEYEIPLVGYKTEFNDNKPDEVLQEVMEEEEVDRDDFRLPEVPELASEGSLRRAFADFRNFKVAEVEEDDLNMAKNKMRVRFDLPKGCYATVFLREIMKN comes from the coding sequence ATGAACGAAGAACCTGAGGAGACAGAAGAAATGGAAGAAGACTCTATCATCGATATAGACTTCACCAAAATGGACTGGAACCATTACTCGGATACTTACGGAATTAAAGGAGAAATCAAGGAACAGGTAGATGATTTCATAGTTAAAGAACTTGCTTCTCATGATACTGGAGAAGGCGATCATCTTATCGTCAAGTTAAGAAAACAGAACATGACTACGATGGATGCGGTCGATAAACTCTCCAAGATGCTCCATATTTCTCGAAACAGGATAGGCTACGCAGGCAACAAGGACAAGAGAGCGGTCACAGAACAGTACGTTTCTATCCAAGGCGTTGAAGAGGAAGAAGTCAGAAATGTATATACTGACGAGTTTGACATTGAGGTAATCGGGAAAGGAGGTAAGATAGGACTGGGAAATCTCTCCGCCAACAGGTTTGAAATAACTGTAAGAAACCTCAAGCTGCCTGCTGACGATATAAAAGATAGAAGCCAAAAGATTGTTGATGAACTTGGTGGAAAGATGCCTAACTACTTTGGTGAGCAAAGATTTGGTTCGGCAAGACCTATAACTCATCAGGTCGGACGCTTAATTCTTAAAGGAGACTTTGAAGAAGCAGTGTGGACGTACATTGCTAAGCCATACGATGAAGAGTACAAGTCAATCAGAAAGGTTAGGGAAGAGCTTTGGGAGACCAGAGAGGTTGAAGGAGCAGCAGAAAGGTTCCCAGAGAAATTCCAGTATGAAAAGACTCTGCTGTATCACCTGACCAAGAACCCTGGAGACTATCAAGGGGCTATCAAGAGACTGCCTGAAGGTCTTCAAACACTTTTCGTCCACGCTTATCAATCATGGATTTTCAACAGAACTCTTTCTCGCCTAATTGAAGAAGACTGGTACGATGAAGAATACGAGATTCCTCTTGTAGGGTACAAAACAGAATTCAACGACAACAAGCCGGATGAAGTTCTCCAAGAGGTTATGGAGGAGGAAGAGGTTGATAGAGACGATTTCAGGCTGCCAGAGGTACCTGAACTTGCCTCCGAAGGCAGTTTGAGAAGGGCTTTTGCAGACTTCAGAAACTTCAAGGTAGCAGAAGTAGAAGAGGACGACCTTAACATGGCTAAGAACAAGATGCGCGTAAGATTTGACCTTCCGAAAGGATGCTACGCAACAGTATTCCTACGCGAAATAATGAAGAACTAA